One Chitinophagaceae bacterium C216 genomic window carries:
- the mshA_2 gene encoding D-inositol-3-phosphate glycosyltransferase: protein MALIKIASIIPYKILPPVKGGEKAIFYFWKYFSKHAELHVISVKENVERDSFMPIAPILTSTHNKWRYVNPALYFKVKKYCRRHGVNAVVMEHPYYAWLGYLLQRFAGIKWIIRSHNIEAIRFKTIGKWWWRILHKYEKFAHGYADYSFFITEEDRQYAIAHYEVNPSKTAVITYGIENNMAPSLEEKAQMHQTVCEELGLPPHTRLILFNGSLSYGPNRTGLEAILHRINPLLQHKIQDPYKIIICGSGLPAEYDELRTYAKQHILYKGFVEDIHKYFKAADVFINPITEGGGIKTKLVEALAANTPCVSFETGAWGVPVAVTDNHLSVVADGNYEQFVDAIINKLQSKSENIPSLFFEHFYWGAVVHKAADILKRL, encoded by the coding sequence TTGGCATTGATAAAAATTGCTTCAATAATTCCCTACAAAATTTTGCCACCGGTAAAGGGTGGGGAAAAGGCGATCTTTTATTTCTGGAAATACTTTTCCAAACACGCCGAACTGCATGTCATCTCCGTGAAGGAAAATGTGGAGCGCGACAGTTTTATGCCGATTGCTCCAATATTGACTTCTACACACAATAAATGGCGCTATGTAAATCCGGCATTGTATTTTAAAGTGAAAAAATATTGTAGGCGACATGGAGTGAATGCTGTTGTAATGGAACATCCCTATTACGCCTGGTTGGGTTACTTATTGCAGCGGTTTGCTGGTATAAAGTGGATCATACGCTCACACAATATCGAAGCTATCCGTTTTAAAACCATAGGTAAATGGTGGTGGCGTATTTTACATAAGTATGAAAAGTTTGCTCATGGTTATGCCGATTATAGTTTTTTTATTACAGAAGAGGATCGGCAATATGCCATAGCTCATTATGAAGTAAATCCATCTAAAACAGCGGTCATTACTTACGGAATAGAGAATAACATGGCTCCCTCTTTAGAAGAAAAAGCTCAGATGCATCAGACAGTATGTGAGGAGCTAGGACTACCACCTCACACTCGATTGATTTTATTTAATGGCTCGCTGAGCTACGGTCCTAATAGAACGGGATTGGAGGCTATACTCCATCGTATTAACCCTTTATTGCAACATAAAATTCAGGATCCTTATAAGATTATTATTTGTGGCTCGGGATTGCCTGCCGAATATGATGAGTTGCGTACATATGCCAAGCAGCATATCCTTTACAAAGGATTTGTAGAAGATATTCATAAGTATTTTAAAGCAGCAGATGTATTCATCAACCCAATAACCGAAGGGGGAGGTATTAAAACCAAGCTGGTAGAGGCTTTGGCAGCTAATACTCCTTGTGTTTCGTTTGAAACCGGAGCTTGGGGTGTACCTGTTGCCGTAACAGACAATCATTTATCAGTAGTTGCTGATGGGAATTATGAGCAGTTTGTTGATGCGATAATCAATAAGTTGCAAAGTAAAAGTGAAAATATTCCTTCTCTTTTTTTTGAACATTTTTATTGGGGAGCCGTAGTGCATAAAGCTGCTGATATTCTAAAGCGGTTATAG
- the pglJ_1 gene encoding N-acetylgalactosamine-N,N'-diacetylbacillosaminyl-diphospho-undecaprenol 4-alpha-N-acetylgalactosaminyltransferase yields the protein MTIAVNCWTLRNKNIDGIGNVIIESMRPMIQQHPETHFMMLCDKNFTEDYFSFPNVSIHRIFPPYRHPLLYILHMEWTLTRFLNKHQPNVFVGMDGMISLSYSGKQIALIHDLNFEHYPETLPLRNRLYYRYFFKKFAHKADKIVAVSKYTKNDIITTYNVDRTKIDVITLGAKKIFQPLSTDRITSTRQQYAKGQPYFFFVGSMHARKNILRLMQAFDLFKQATGSPLQLMLAGNILWEADEIKQVYQQLIFKEDIIFPGRVNDDELAALLGSAYALAFVPLFEGFGLPIVEAFRAGIPVICSNTSSMPEVAGDAALLVDPLDVHSIKKAMIQLATDNTLYQNLQQKGLDRSVLFEWEKTSQDLWYSITQI from the coding sequence ATGACAATAGCCGTTAACTGCTGGACACTGCGTAACAAGAACATTGATGGCATAGGCAATGTCATTATTGAAAGCATGCGACCGATGATTCAACAGCATCCAGAAACGCATTTCATGATGCTGTGTGATAAAAACTTTACGGAGGACTATTTTAGCTTCCCTAACGTATCCATTCATCGTATTTTCCCTCCTTATCGACATCCGTTACTGTATATCCTCCATATGGAATGGACACTTACTCGTTTTTTAAATAAACATCAGCCGAATGTTTTTGTGGGAATGGATGGCATGATTAGTTTAAGTTATTCTGGTAAACAAATCGCCCTTATTCACGATCTAAACTTTGAGCATTACCCTGAAACGCTCCCTCTACGCAATCGGCTATACTACCGCTATTTCTTTAAAAAATTTGCTCATAAAGCTGATAAAATAGTGGCAGTATCAAAGTACACAAAGAATGATATTATTACCACCTATAATGTAGATCGAACCAAAATCGATGTTATCACGTTAGGTGCGAAAAAAATTTTCCAACCTCTATCTACAGATAGGATTACATCCACCCGACAACAATATGCTAAAGGGCAACCTTACTTCTTCTTTGTAGGCTCGATGCATGCACGCAAAAATATTCTGCGACTCATGCAGGCATTTGATTTATTCAAACAAGCCACCGGAAGTCCATTGCAACTGATGCTGGCAGGCAATATTCTGTGGGAAGCCGATGAAATAAAACAGGTATATCAACAACTTATTTTTAAAGAGGATATTATATTTCCGGGCAGGGTAAACGACGATGAACTAGCTGCATTGTTAGGAAGCGCATATGCCTTAGCATTTGTGCCTTTGTTTGAGGGTTTTGGCCTACCCATTGTAGAGGCATTTCGAGCGGGTATTCCCGTTATATGTAGCAATACCTCCTCTATGCCCGAAGTGGCTGGAGATGCGGCCCTACTTGTAGACCCACTGGATGTACACTCCATAAAAAAGGCGATGATACAGCTTGCTACTGACAACACATTATACCAAAATCTACAGCAAAAAGGTTTGGATCGAAGTGTCCTATTCGAATGGGAAAAAACTAGTCAAGATTTGTGGTATAGTATCACACAAATATAA